From a region of the Daphnia magna isolate NIES linkage group LG1, ASM2063170v1.1, whole genome shotgun sequence genome:
- the LOC116933405 gene encoding uncharacterized protein LOC116933405 isoform X2, translated as MTTEESVVDYNLYQCQESMLLIFSWPICRIIVCVEGYKSASVTQAKSSATSRRFLCSHQIFKMRSQSARGFLVLVVFGCVLPSILAAPSSAAAGNEENELNLDKAYGSDIVKVAAGVCDKLANGGTIDQVMLEIAKEEGMEKIDMNKVREMIEKYGCSAVTKWCFLCIHIG; from the exons ATGACTACCGAGGAATCTGTTGTTGACTACAATCTTTACCAGTGCCAGGAATCTATGTTATTGAT ATTTTCATGGCCCATCTGTCGAATTATCGTCTGTGTGGAGGGGTATAAAAGCGCATCGGTAACACAAGCAAAATCATCAGCTACATCTCGTCGCTTCCTCTGTTCTCATCAGATTTTCAAAATGCGTTCGCAGTCAGCTCGTGG ATTTTTAGTCTTGGTCGTTTTTGGATGCGTGCTACCGAGCATCTTGGCGGCTCCGTCCAGTGCCGCAGCTGGTaacgaagaaaatgaactAAATCTTGACAAG GCGTACGGTAGCGATATTGTAAAGGTTGCAGCAGGAGTGTGTGACAAATTAGCCAACGGAGGAACCATTGATCAGG TCATGCTGGAAATAGCTAAAGAAGAGGGCATGGAGAAAATTGACATGAATAAAGTCCGTGAGATGATTGag AAATATGGGTGTTCGGCTGTTACAAAATGGTGCTTTTTATGCATTCACATTGGCTAA
- the LOC116933405 gene encoding uncharacterized protein LOC116933405 isoform X3: MWRIIVDVDGYKSPSVTQTKSSATSRHFSCSHQILKMRSQSAFGFLLLVVLGCVLPSTLAAASSATTGRGDETHDNLSSAVKLVKAYSSDVTRVATKVCDKLANGGTLDKILLEIAKDKDTEKVDLKEVRQMIEKYGCSATKLGCILWGASCWAG; encoded by the exons ATGTGGCGCATTATCGTCGATGTGGATGGGTATAAAAGCCCATCGGtaactcaaacaaaatcaTCAGCTACATCTCGTCACTTCTCCTGTTCGCatcagattttaaaaatgcgtTCGCAATCAGCTTTTGG ATTTTTACTCTTGGTCGTTCTCGGATGCGTCCTACCGAGCACCTTGGCCGCTGCGTCGAGTGCCACAACCGGTCGTGGAGATGAAACTCACGACAACCTGTCGAGTGCAGTAAAGTTGGTTAAA GCATACAGTAGCGATGTTACAAGGGTAGCAACAAAAGTGTGTGACAAATTAGCCAACGGAGGAACCCTTGATAAGA TACTGCTGGAAATAGCTAAAGACAAGGACACGGAGAAAGTTGACTTGAAGGAAGTCCGACAGATGATTGAG AAATATGGATGTTCGGCAACTAAATTGGGCTGCATCCTCTGGGGGGCCTCATGCTGGGCCGGTTAA
- the LOC116933405 gene encoding uncharacterized protein LOC116933405 isoform X1 — translation MLAIQLCQYSFSRFSWPICRIIVCVEGYKSASVTQAKSSATSRRFLCSHQIFKMRSQSARGFLVLVVFGCVLPSILAAPSSAAAGNEENELNLDKAYGSDIVKVAAGVCDKLANGGTIDQVMLEIAKEEGMEKIDMNKVREMIEKYGCSAVTKWCFLCIHIG, via the exons ATGCTGGCTATTCAATTATGCCAATACTCATTTAGTAG ATTTTCATGGCCCATCTGTCGAATTATCGTCTGTGTGGAGGGGTATAAAAGCGCATCGGTAACACAAGCAAAATCATCAGCTACATCTCGTCGCTTCCTCTGTTCTCATCAGATTTTCAAAATGCGTTCGCAGTCAGCTCGTGG ATTTTTAGTCTTGGTCGTTTTTGGATGCGTGCTACCGAGCATCTTGGCGGCTCCGTCCAGTGCCGCAGCTGGTaacgaagaaaatgaactAAATCTTGACAAG GCGTACGGTAGCGATATTGTAAAGGTTGCAGCAGGAGTGTGTGACAAATTAGCCAACGGAGGAACCATTGATCAGG TCATGCTGGAAATAGCTAAAGAAGAGGGCATGGAGAAAATTGACATGAATAAAGTCCGTGAGATGATTGag AAATATGGGTGTTCGGCTGTTACAAAATGGTGCTTTTTATGCATTCACATTGGCTAA
- the LOC116933405 gene encoding uncharacterized protein LOC116933405 isoform X4, with translation MRSQSAFGFLVLVVFGCVLPSILAAPSSAAAGNEENELNLDKAYGSDIVKVAAGVCDKLANGGTIDQVMLEIAKEEGMEKIDMNKVREMIEKYGCSAVTKWCFLCIHIG, from the exons atgcgtTCGCAATCAGCTTTTGG ATTTTTAGTCTTGGTCGTTTTTGGATGCGTGCTACCGAGCATCTTGGCGGCTCCGTCCAGTGCCGCAGCTGGTaacgaagaaaatgaactAAATCTTGACAAG GCGTACGGTAGCGATATTGTAAAGGTTGCAGCAGGAGTGTGTGACAAATTAGCCAACGGAGGAACCATTGATCAGG TCATGCTGGAAATAGCTAAAGAAGAGGGCATGGAGAAAATTGACATGAATAAAGTCCGTGAGATGATTGag AAATATGGGTGTTCGGCTGTTACAAAATGGTGCTTTTTATGCATTCACATTGGCTAA